A window from Plasmodium relictum strain SGS1 genome assembly, chromosome: 7 encodes these proteins:
- the SEC27 gene encoding beta subunit of coatomer complex, putative, protein MPLNLDIKKKLNSRIGKVKCVDIHETETWILAALYNGKLIIFDYANQNTIKNIEISLFPLRCAKFIEKKQWIICAGDDMTVRVYNYNTFEKIKTFEDHTDYIRYIEVHQTLPYILTSSDDMTIKLYDYENNFEKLCSFENHIHYVMMCKFNPKDTYIFASASLDKTIKIWGVQNNTYVVTKPHFTLTGHTKGVNCIDYSSCGETSYIISGSDDKTIRIWDYHTKQCIQVLSGHTQNISCLIYHSNLPIIISSSEDCNVKIWNSSMFKLETTLNYNMDRCWSLCAKKTKNDLCIGYDEGLVVIQIGSDKPIFTMFKNKIIYIKNTEIYIINLQNVSDDYNDGDIYKVNKKELGNCDFYPTNVSFHPSGRFICVNGHHEFNIYTSQVLRNKAYGKSSFFVWSYNGDYAIKEETNKINIYKDFTSSHSFQTPYTITQLFGGHLLGVKSNNFICFYDWNDYNLIQKIDINVKNVYWNESGTYVALSTEDTIYILSYSNSDVNSMKSNLNKNNDNSNVNENNTKSVEVEENCFELENEINESIESGIWIYDSFLYISNNLRLYIYTKKFIDIYAYIDKYLYICGYVYEYDRIFLLDKNYNFYSFYLPITYLQYQKYIMNKDFISADMVIKKIPESLFNKLSLFLEKMGYKNKALNICTDPEKKFELALSIGNLQLCVDIIKELEKKENNSFIQNKYKSLGDTALVYNDIPMAIYCYKKTNDFSSLLIILSTLGDKIGIEELGVMCLNNQKYNIAFICYFLLHKINKCINILLHNNNFAYAAFFSRAYKPSLLPMVLVKWKDHLKKMNPNMPTLLLTPDENPEYFPDYEKAVQCELIFDKIKTLGSTKNYNTLKKLIDLNIIEEIKEIGYEKVEDIFLNQFNEELEKDVQDFDTKYSLDIKQMNENKFISQSSLEENIDNKYVGHKVELGANNTDSSINNLYDVNYNDKFPKKEDQDHANSFDMINSNDKNNPFFNESNEINEINKKVDYSYSSQISNDEKIQSEESKEKLNQNYINSNEIFDITENNYMEDV, encoded by the coding sequence ATGCCACTAAATTTagatataaagaaaaaattaaattcacGAATTGGTAAAGTGAAATGTGTTGATATTCACGAAACAGAAACGTGGATACTTGCAGCTTTATATAATGGGAAGCTAATTATATTTGATTATGCTAATCAGAACACGATTAAGAATATTGAGATATCATTATTCCCATTAAGATGTGCTAAGTTTATTGAAAAGAAACAATGGATAATATGTGCTGGTGATGATATGACTGTAAGggtatataattataatacttttgaaaaaataaaaacatttgaAGATCATACTGATTATATAAGATATATTGAAGTTCATCAAACTCTTCCTTACATTTTAACAAGTTCAGATGATATGactataaaattatatgattatgaaaataattttgaaaaactATGCTCTTTTGAAAACCATATCCATTATGTTATGATGTGTAAATTTAATCCTAAAGATACCTATATATTTGCATCAGCATCTTTAGATAAAACTATCAAAATATGGGGGGTTCAAAATAATACATATGTAGTTACAAAACCACATTTTACCTTAACGGGTCATACAAAAGGGGTTAATTGTATTGACTATTCATCTTGTGGAGAAACTTCTTATATAATAAGTGGAAGTGACGATAAAACAATACGTATATGGGATTATCATACCAAACAGTGTATTCAAGTATTATCTGGTCACACACAAAATATATCATGCTTGATATATCATAGCAACTTACCAATAATTATTTCATCTTCAGAAGATTGTAATGTTAAAATATGGAATAGTTCCATGTTTAAATTAGAGACCACATTAAATTATAACATGGACAGGTGCTGGTCATTGTGTGcaaaaaagacaaaaaatgatttatgtATAGGTTATGATGAAGGTCTAGTAGTTATACAAATTGGATCGGATAAGCCTATTTTTACAAtgtttaaaaataagataattTACATAAAGAATACTGAAATATACATTATAAATTTGCAAAATGTAAGTGATGACTATAATGATggtgatatatataaagtaaataaaaaagaattaggAAACTGTGATTTTTATCCAACAAATGTTTCTTTTCACCCAAGTGGAAGATTTATTTGTGTAAATGGTCATCATGAATTTAACATTTATACATCTCAAGTATTAAGAAATAAAGCCTATGGTAAAAGTTCCTTTTTTGTTTGGTCATATAATGGAGATTATgcaataaaagaagaaactaataaaattaatatttataaagattTTACTTCTTCTCATTCTTTTCAAACCCCTTATACAATCACCCAGTTATTTGGTGGACATTTACTAGGAGttaaatcaaataatttCATATGCTTTTATGATTGGAATGATTACAACCTTATCCAAAAAATAGATATCAATGTGAAAAATGTATACTGGAATGAATCAGGTACTTATGTGGCTTTATCTACAGAAGatactatttatattttaagttaTTCTAATTCAGATGTAAATTCTATGAAAAGTaatctaaataaaaataatgataatagtaATGTTAATGAAAACAATACAAAAAGTGTAGAAGTAGAAGAAAACTGTTTTGAACTAGAAAACGAAATCAACGAATCTATAGAAAGTGGAATTTGGATATATGAtagttttttatatatttctaataatttaAGGTTGTATATAtacacaaaaaaatttattgatatatatgcatatattgataaatatttatacatatgcGGATATGTATATGAGTATGatagaatttttttacttgataaaaattataatttttatagttTTTATTTGCCTATTACTTATTTACAATATCAAAAATACATCATGAATAAAGATTTCATTTCAGCTGATAtggtaataaaaaaaattcctgAATCTTTATTCAATAAATTAAGTTtgtttttagaaaaaatggGTTATAAAAACAAAGCATTAAATATTTGCACTGATCCAGAAAAGAAATTTGAACTAGCTTTATCTATAGGAAATTTACAATTATGCgtagatataataaaagaattggaaaaaaaagaaaataattcttttatacaaaataaatataaaagtttaGGAGATACTGCTTTAGTGTATAATGATATACCTATGGCCATAtattgttataaaaaaactaacgatttttcatcattattaataattttatcaaCGTTAGGAGATAAAATAGGGATTGAAGAATTGGGTGTTATGTGCTTAAATaatcaaaaatataatattgcatttatatgttattttctattgcataaaataaacaagtgtataaatattttattacacAATAATAATTTTGCATATGCAGCATTTTTCTCAAGAGCATATAAACCTTCTTTATTACCGATGGTTTTGGTAAAATGGAAagatcatttaaaaaaaatgaatccTAATATGCCTACTTTATTATTAACACCTGATGAAAATCCAGAATATTTTCCTGATTATGAAAAAGCAGTTCAATGTGAATTGATCTTtgacaaaataaaaactttaggaagtacaaaaaattataatactttaaaaaaattaattgatttaaatataattgaagaaattaaagaaatagGTTATGAAAAAGTAGAAGATATTTTCCTTAACCAATTTAATGaagaattagaaaaagaTGTTCAAGATTTTGATACAAAATATAGCTTGGATATAAAACAAATGAATGAAAATAAGTTTATTTCACAAAGTTcattagaagaaaatatcGATAATAAATATGTTGGACACAAAGTAGAGTTAGGTGCTAATAATACAGATTCttcaataaataatttgTATGATGTaaattataatgataaatTTCCTAAAAAGGAGGATCAGGATCATGCTAATAGCTTTGACATGATTAAttcaaatgataaaaataatccaTTTTTCAATGAATCCAATGAgattaatgaaataaataagaaagTAGATTATTCATATTCCTCACAAATTagtaatgatgaaaaaatacAATCAGAAGAaagtaaagaaaaattaaatcagaattatataaactcaaatgaaatttttgatataacagaaaataattatatggaagatgtttaa